DNA sequence from the Coffea arabica cultivar ET-39 chromosome 11c, Coffea Arabica ET-39 HiFi, whole genome shotgun sequence genome:
ttttaggTTGATGTACGTATATTCTGGAGAATGCTTTAGAAAATAGGTCTTAACATCTAAGAACGTTTTGACTTTCTGAAACATTGGAAACCTTTTAAACGTGATTCATCTGGTGTGCACAATCGTGACAAATAAGTTGGTGAAAATACTATAATTACGTAACTGCTGACAAAATTATGTAGCAGATTGATTTCAAATGGTGATTCCGGTTATGATTTGCACATTTTCCATAAGAAATTGCTTTAGGGGAAATAATCTAATACGTCAGTGTATGTTCTAGTGTTTCAGGAGAAAATGGGAAACTTAGTAGTTTGCTAAATGTTGTTGTCCTTTATCAGGTTCCTCAATGGTTGACCTATGATTTTCCTCCTGCTGTTAAGGCAAAAGTGAATCGCCTTTGGGGAGGAGGAGAATGGCATGGTCAGGCACAAAAGTGGTGAGTAGTGTCTGTACATTTTCAGTATCCCTATTTGGTGTTTTTGAAGCCTATTGGAGTTTATAGATGAATGAAACATGCAATTCATACATGTGTAGAAGATGTACCTTTGTATCTAGTCCATGGTGTTGTCAAAGGTTAATTCCATCGTTATTGTTTTCTGGTGCTTTCAACTAATCCTTGTTTCTTGACTTCTGGTTCTTCCCCTTCTGCTGTCTCCTCCACTCTTTCTATAGTTCTAATCTTCCTTTAACTGGCTTCTCTACCCTTCATCAATTGCTCCTCAGCCATCATGTTACTTGTTCTTTCTCCCTAGTTTCTCCCCCTTAGAGTTCCTACTTACGAATCAATTGCACCATAATTTAACTTTTTGTTCTCAACAGGTTTCTCATGAGATTGACAAAAGATGAAAGCGAGATCAATTTAGCAAACGGTGAAGTTGAGCCAGAATTTGCAGATTGGAAATGGGCTAGACCTGAAGAAGTCATCGAACAGGTACTGTTCTCTATGCCTTTCCCGCTAAGGTTCTCAGTGCCTTTTGTCTTCATAGTAGCTTACCAGGGCAGGTTATAATGTGACTGATAACAGGCAGTGGACTACAAGAGGCCTACCTATGAGGAAGTTATGAGAACATTCGGCCCCTACCTTAATGATAATGGAAAGGCTGCCAAATGCCAATCGACAAAGTGGTGAAAAAAAGTGCAGATATgcagttttttctttctttctctgccTGAGTTTGCAGTATTTAGATTCTAAAGAGCTCTCTGTAAATGAATATGGCAATCTGAAACCTTAGCTAGCTATCACGTTTTTATGGCATATGTTTCTTTTAAGGTTTTAACGGGCTTGCATGATTTGTGCTGGAAGGGTACGCTGATGCATTGATGCTATAAAACGGGTAATGATCTTCTCCACAATTCTGGAATATAATGCAAGATTCTTTGATAAAATCTCCAACTTTTAACTCTGGTTAATGAGCAAGAGGCACCATGAATGTTTAAATTTTGGATGTTTACAGTCTGGTCAACACACATTTTTCCAGGTTTATGTGTATTGCCCTTCTTGAACTTattcatttttccaaattaacTTTTATAAAAATTAAGGGAAAAGTCATTCACCGTCACTTACATTtcatcaaatgaatttttcgtCATTCACttttaatatattaatttttcatCTATTACAAATTTATGTTAGTAGGATTTGATCCCAACATaaatttttgaccactttttagCGTGCAATCGCCACGTGACCACATACAATAACTTTTTATGCACAAAAAAGGTCAAATATCACTTTTTTAGGGAAAAGATGAATATAGGTAAGGTCAGATTCTACCATTTTAGggataaaaatgaatatgaatcgaattatttgtttaattataaATAGGATTTAACCTTTTAGCCTCCCAAAAAATAACCATATGTAGGTCACATGATGGATTCAGAGTAAAAAATGGTCAAAAATTTATGTTGCAATCAAATTTTACCGATTTAATTTTATAAAGGATAtaaaattatcattttaaaagtgaagaacaaaaaaattcatttgacgaaatatattttctcaaaattaagGCCAGAGCTCGTTTAACTAGTAGTATCTGTTGGCACCAGTTAGCTACCAACCTGAATTTCTTCCTGAAGTCAATGAAATTGAAGATGTATCAGAATGTGGTTCACAGAGAGGTTGCAGTCGCAAAGAAGAAAGTTAGCTTAATGCAAATAGAAGGCTGCGAGGGGCCAAAAGTAATAAGAGAGTTGATGAAATCTTCTAGTTTAGTCAACAGTTTACCGCGTCAAGAGAAAACACACAGGATGAAAAGTAATTGCATTAAAATGGTGCAAGTAGTCTAGGATTTTGTCGACATAGTGGAATGCCCAATCAGATTGTTTACCGTAAAAATATACCCTTTTGGCTGAAAATGTTGTAAAACgaataaaataaactactaaaatTGGGATTAGAATATTAGAGAA
Encoded proteins:
- the LOC113720417 gene encoding nudix hydrolase 25-like — its product is MEGLPSGYRPNVGVCLINDDNLVFVASRLNVPGAWQMPQGGIEDGEDPRSAATRELREETGIVSAEIIDEVPQWLTYDFPPAVKAKVNRLWGGGEWHGQAQKWFLMRLTKDESEINLANGEVEPEFADWKWARPEEVIEQAVDYKRPTYEEVMRTFGPYLNDNGKAAKCQSTKW